The Psychrobacter sp. LV10R520-6 genome includes a region encoding these proteins:
- a CDS encoding sugar transferase, with amino-acid sequence MFKTKTLQYLRFLPVQLFVGLLLCTWIPYLFFDWNYLTQGFNKASVFNILTSGTLTLLTLFTLNWIRQFPGITSTSYILPVFLFWFAIIFTLATPTDFPFSLTYYYLSSICLFSYLFIVNIINRHYQVQTLAYIPVGRATDMPEQVPSADWMKLDTTNLEQDVSGIVTDLHSHDLTDDWQEFIANKTLEGIPVYHYRNIRESLTGRVRINHMHENELGSLLPCENYMLIKYCLDFLIILILLPFTLIICLLTAIAIKREDGGKVFYVQSRVGYRGKTIKVYKFRSMRENAKEILTVDSDNRITKVGKFIRKTRVDELPQFINVIKGEMSLIGPRAEFIDFAVKLEKQVPFFNYRHIVKPGISGWAQVNQGYATGAEETQLKIEYDFYYIKHISFTLDLLIFFRTIHTTLTGFGSR; translated from the coding sequence ATGTTTAAGACAAAAACACTACAGTATTTGCGCTTCCTGCCTGTCCAGCTATTCGTAGGATTATTACTATGTACTTGGATTCCGTACTTATTTTTTGACTGGAACTATTTAACTCAAGGGTTTAACAAAGCGAGTGTTTTTAATATTCTTACTAGTGGCACACTTACTTTATTGACTTTGTTCACTCTGAACTGGATACGTCAATTCCCAGGTATTACCTCAACGTCATACATATTACCGGTATTCCTATTTTGGTTTGCTATCATTTTTACCTTAGCCACACCAACCGATTTTCCTTTTTCTTTAACCTATTACTACTTAAGTAGCATTTGTTTGTTCAGCTACCTTTTTATCGTTAATATAATCAATCGTCATTACCAAGTTCAAACCTTAGCTTATATTCCAGTGGGTAGAGCAACGGATATGCCAGAACAAGTGCCCTCCGCGGATTGGATGAAGTTAGACACCACCAATTTAGAGCAGGATGTCAGTGGTATCGTAACAGACCTTCATAGCCATGACTTGACTGATGACTGGCAAGAGTTTATCGCTAATAAAACTTTAGAAGGTATTCCCGTCTATCATTATCGTAATATCCGCGAGTCATTGACGGGTAGAGTCAGAATCAATCACATGCATGAGAATGAATTGGGCTCTTTGCTTCCTTGTGAAAATTATATGTTAATCAAATACTGCCTTGATTTCTTAATTATTCTAATATTACTGCCATTTACCCTTATAATCTGTCTATTGACTGCTATAGCGATTAAGCGTGAAGATGGGGGTAAGGTTTTTTATGTTCAATCACGAGTGGGCTACCGTGGGAAAACCATCAAAGTTTATAAATTCCGCAGTATGCGCGAAAATGCGAAAGAAATCTTAACGGTCGATAGTGACAATCGAATAACTAAGGTGGGCAAGTTTATTCGTAAGACTAGAGTTGATGAGCTGCCTCAATTTATTAACGTTATTAAAGGTGAAATGAGCTTAATAGGTCCGAGGGCTGAATTTATTGATTTTGCGGTCAAACTTGAAAAACAAGTGCCTTTTTTTAATTATCGTCACATTGTCAAGCCCGGTATCTCTGGTTGGGCACAGGTCAACCAAGGTTATGCAACCGGCGCAGAAGAAACCCAGTTAAAAATTGAATATGACTTTTATTATATCAAGCATATTTCCTTTACCTTGGACTTACTGATTTTCTTTAGAACCATTCATACCACGCTGACAGGATTTGGTTCGCGGTAA
- a CDS encoding glycosyltransferase family 4 protein codes for MKILYIVNEPWFFLSHRLPIALAAKEQGHTVQVATRDGKAVTEITDMGFIHHKIPLSRSGSSLLSEAMSLLAIWKLLTQVKPDVLHLVTIKPVLYGGIAARFVSVKKVVAAVSGLGTLFLAEGVKAQLKRKLGTWLYRLALRTKKTTVIFQNPDDKKMFIDLKAVKPEQTVLIRGSGIDLSAFRFFPENLTDKPVVTFAARLLFDKGLTEYIEAIKLLNNKGIAASYQIVGDLDPGNLTSAKNTDIERWQSIPNLTIMGYQKDMAAVFRQSNLVVLPSYREGLPKVLIEAAACGRAVITTDVPGCRDAIEANETGLLVAVKSPNELADAIEKLVTDTALRVRMGTAGRQLAESAFSIEQVVDQHLSIYQQS; via the coding sequence TTGAAAATATTATATATCGTTAATGAGCCTTGGTTTTTCTTATCTCATCGTCTGCCCATCGCTTTGGCTGCTAAAGAACAAGGTCATACCGTACAGGTAGCGACTAGAGACGGTAAAGCAGTCACAGAAATTACTGACATGGGTTTTATTCATCATAAGATCCCACTCTCGCGCAGTGGCAGTAGTCTGCTTAGTGAGGCGATGAGTTTATTAGCCATTTGGAAACTGCTAACACAGGTTAAGCCTGATGTTCTTCATTTAGTCACTATTAAGCCCGTTCTATACGGTGGAATCGCTGCTCGATTTGTATCGGTGAAAAAAGTAGTCGCTGCTGTGTCAGGTTTAGGGACTTTATTTTTGGCTGAAGGCGTTAAAGCACAGTTAAAGCGTAAGCTTGGTACGTGGTTATATCGCTTGGCTTTACGCACAAAAAAGACCACAGTGATTTTTCAAAATCCTGATGATAAGAAGATGTTTATAGATCTTAAAGCGGTCAAACCAGAGCAAACTGTCTTAATTCGCGGTTCCGGTATAGACCTTTCGGCTTTTCGTTTTTTCCCTGAGAATCTAACTGACAAACCTGTGGTGACTTTTGCTGCTCGTTTATTGTTTGATAAAGGCTTAACTGAGTATATCGAAGCTATTAAGCTGTTGAATAACAAAGGAATAGCAGCAAGTTATCAGATAGTAGGGGACCTAGACCCCGGTAACCTCACTAGTGCTAAAAATACAGATATTGAGCGCTGGCAGTCTATTCCTAATTTAACTATTATGGGCTACCAAAAAGATATGGCGGCTGTTTTTAGACAGTCTAATCTGGTGGTATTGCCTTCTTATCGTGAAGGCTTGCCTAAAGTTCTGATTGAAGCCGCCGCTTGCGGGCGAGCGGTCATTACAACCGATGTACCCGGCTGCCGTGATGCCATAGAAGCAAACGAAACCGGTTTGTTAGTAGCCGTTAAGAGCCCCAATGAGTTGGCTGATGCTATCGAGAAGCTGGTTACAGACACTGCTCTTCGAGTACGTATGGGTACGGCAGGGCGTCAGCTGGCAGAAAGCGCGTTCTCAATTGAACAAGTGGTCGATCAGCATTTGTCTATCTATCAGCAGTCTTGA
- a CDS encoding RNA-guided endonuclease InsQ/TnpB family protein — protein MKINKAYKFRLEPNAEQTVILNNLVGSARFVWNQMLAMSFEMFAKNEFINATNLVNKIMDVKNNPDFSFLKSSSNAVSLQQKIRDLASAWSKFFDPKSHARYKENKKKPKKSKFFKLADGTEIQLRPLMPKFKRKSDGCDSIRLVQFDKYCRIEGNRVKLPNGVGLVTFRKSQEIIGTIKNVTISKKSGHWYVSFGTERELLQNPTHPATSALGLDLGITKLITTSDNQYIKPKNSFKANQRKLAKLQRGLAKKVLFSENWKKQNRKIQKLHHHIANIRHDYLHKITTTLSKSHAMIVVEDLKVANMSKSASGSIEKKGRNVKAKSGLNKSILDQGWGSMTDMLEYKQQWRGGLLIKVNPRYTSQTCFKCKHVAKENRQTQARFECVECGYVANADFNAARNILAAGHAVLSVEGRCSKSRPLTQKTSEIREEVA, from the coding sequence ATGAAAATTAACAAGGCGTACAAATTTAGGCTTGAGCCTAATGCAGAGCAAACCGTTATTTTGAATAACCTTGTCGGCTCTGCGCGTTTTGTTTGGAATCAAATGCTAGCAATGTCGTTTGAAATGTTTGCCAAGAATGAGTTTATAAACGCCACCAATCTTGTTAATAAAATTATGGATGTAAAGAACAATCCTGATTTTTCTTTTTTGAAATCCAGCTCTAATGCCGTGTCTTTGCAACAAAAGATTCGTGATCTCGCGTCGGCTTGGTCTAAGTTTTTTGACCCTAAATCACACGCACGGTACAAAGAAAATAAAAAGAAACCTAAAAAATCCAAGTTTTTTAAGTTGGCTGACGGCACAGAAATCCAGTTACGCCCATTGATGCCAAAGTTTAAGCGCAAATCCGACGGCTGTGACTCAATTCGCTTGGTTCAATTTGATAAATATTGCCGTATTGAAGGCAATCGAGTGAAGCTGCCTAATGGCGTTGGTCTGGTGACATTCAGAAAATCACAAGAAATCATTGGCACAATTAAAAACGTCACCATCAGTAAAAAATCAGGACATTGGTACGTGTCTTTTGGCACGGAAAGAGAGCTATTGCAAAACCCAACCCACCCCGCCACAAGCGCACTGGGCTTGGATTTGGGCATCACCAAGCTTATCACCACCTCAGACAATCAATACATCAAACCCAAAAACAGCTTTAAAGCCAATCAACGCAAACTTGCCAAGCTGCAACGAGGGCTAGCAAAGAAAGTCTTGTTTAGCGAAAACTGGAAAAAGCAGAATCGTAAGATCCAAAAGTTGCACCACCACATTGCCAATATCAGGCATGACTACTTGCACAAAATCACAACCACGCTCAGCAAAAGCCACGCCATGATCGTCGTTGAAGATTTAAAAGTAGCTAATATGTCGAAATCAGCAAGTGGTTCGATTGAGAAAAAAGGTCGCAATGTCAAAGCCAAGTCAGGATTGAATAAATCAATCCTAGATCAAGGTTGGGGATCAATGACCGACATGCTTGAGTATAAACAGCAATGGCGCGGTGGCTTACTGATCAAGGTAAACCCACGCTACACCAGTCAAACCTGCTTTAAATGCAAGCATGTTGCTAAAGAAAATAGGCAAACTCAGGCAAGATTTGAGTGCGTCGAATGTGGTTATGTTGCGAATGCAGATTTTAATG